In Treponema vincentii, a single window of DNA contains:
- a CDS encoding DUF4299 family protein, with protein sequence MSISFYIKNKKSILGSKAPMTVEQCLALSSQKIEQFTFDETEDDFDAKEFYNSSIADYECLLCGVYERSSRGFELSFEKDLNEYAVRIFTPSTQEDWEVALKYIKDLAKKLGSDIVSERDEYFTAENIEQFNYTDDILFGIKSCFDKDSEEYISLGIFREVALNKKIIEGFLNAENPIAAFSTFYKEIQYLDAFSANQMFFEDKNTKQIIGMYALTQDVETILPYKPSVEYKNINIVKNEDVNAWKAALMIINGDPDDKDSYQQAGEVEYSDFIARLPKGKYRFIDANYIIVTALTQEDILNIVRKN encoded by the coding sequence ATGAGCATATCGTTTTATATTAAAAACAAAAAAAGTATTTTGGGAAGTAAGGCTCCTATGACAGTGGAACAATGCTTAGCGCTTTCTTCACAAAAAATAGAGCAATTTACCTTTGATGAGACAGAAGATGATTTTGATGCAAAGGAATTCTATAACTCATCAATTGCAGATTATGAATGTTTGCTCTGTGGAGTATATGAACGGAGTTCCCGCGGTTTTGAACTTTCTTTTGAAAAGGATCTCAATGAATATGCCGTGAGAATTTTCACCCCAAGCACACAAGAAGACTGGGAAGTTGCTTTAAAATATATCAAAGATCTGGCAAAGAAATTAGGCAGTGATATTGTAAGTGAAAGAGATGAATATTTCACAGCTGAGAACATTGAACAATTCAATTATACCGATGATATCTTATTCGGAATAAAATCTTGTTTTGATAAAGATTCAGAAGAATACATCAGTTTGGGCATTTTCCGTGAAGTTGCGCTGAACAAAAAAATTATAGAAGGATTTCTAAATGCTGAAAATCCGATAGCGGCATTTAGCACATTCTATAAAGAGATTCAGTATTTAGACGCTTTTTCAGCAAATCAGATGTTTTTTGAGGATAAGAACACTAAACAAATTATTGGAATGTATGCCCTCACCCAAGACGTAGAAACCATTTTGCCCTATAAACCAAGCGTGGAATACAAGAATATAAACATAGTAAAAAATGAAGATGTAAACGCTTGGAAAGCAGCCTTAATGATTATAAACGGCGATCCCGATGATAAAGACTCTTATCAGCAGGCAGGAGAGGTAGAATATTCCGATTTTATAGCACGGCTGCCGAAAGGCAAATATCGATTTATAGATGCTAACTACATTATAGTTACAGCCTTAACGCAAGAAGATATTTTGAACATCGTCAGGAAAAATTAA
- the lptC gene encoding LPS export ABC transporter periplasmic protein LptC: protein MKLWPVLIIFICTACSFNYQELPEQTVPQPDMIFTNVTLKRYEDTLVDLSVYAQELEMYDEEKIWAGKHISFIQYDKKTQKESMKGQTGILYIDEKAEEYSLGDTVSFQLIEDDFSIRSPALIWKKKENFLSAPADETVTITQKDEITIEGKSFAANTAAKEFAFNEGATGTILIKEKETAQPLD, encoded by the coding sequence ATGAAGCTGTGGCCTGTCCTTATTATCTTTATCTGCACGGCGTGCTCGTTTAATTATCAGGAACTGCCGGAACAAACGGTGCCTCAACCTGATATGATATTTACAAACGTCACATTAAAGCGATACGAGGATACACTCGTCGATTTAAGTGTGTATGCACAAGAGCTCGAAATGTACGATGAAGAAAAAATTTGGGCGGGCAAGCACATCAGTTTTATACAGTACGATAAAAAAACACAAAAAGAGTCTATGAAGGGACAAACCGGTATTTTATACATCGATGAAAAAGCGGAAGAATACTCGCTTGGCGACACGGTATCCTTTCAGTTGATTGAAGATGATTTTTCTATCCGAAGCCCCGCCCTCATTTGGAAAAAAAAAGAAAACTTCTTATCGGCGCCTGCGGATGAAACGGTAACAATCACTCAAAAAGATGAAATTACCATCGAAGGTAAAAGCTTTGCAGCAAATACCGCTGCAAAAGAATTTGCCTTTAACGAAGGCGCCACCGGCACTATCCTTATCAAAGAAAAAGAGACAGCCCAGCCGCTCGATTAA
- a CDS encoding DbpA RNA binding domain-containing protein, giving the protein MVKHTPALNEEQITAFLKEAVETVKTEEDPDVLNAYRKIFRKNVPFTLRSYIAAYLIKEFEGSAFPRSKPYSRRPNPRFGDRSRGYFSDRPPVERPMLEPSESVSIFMSVGRSRRVFPRDIITLLIQNADISRERIGDIRILDNYSFVQVMNEDADKIIEKLNDFPYRGKNLSVSYSRKPEAEGIITETVIEATGSDAE; this is encoded by the coding sequence GTGGTAAAACATACCCCCGCATTAAATGAAGAACAAATCACCGCATTTCTTAAAGAAGCAGTAGAAACAGTTAAAACGGAAGAAGATCCGGATGTCCTTAACGCCTATCGTAAGATTTTCAGAAAGAATGTACCCTTTACGCTGCGTTCTTATATTGCTGCTTATTTAATCAAAGAATTTGAAGGCTCTGCCTTCCCCCGCTCAAAACCGTATAGTCGGCGTCCGAATCCCCGTTTCGGAGATCGTTCACGAGGTTATTTTTCCGATCGTCCGCCGGTAGAACGCCCGATGCTTGAACCGTCCGAATCGGTGAGCATCTTTATGAGTGTCGGCAGAAGCCGCCGTGTATTTCCCCGTGATATTATTACGCTGCTTATCCAAAATGCAGACATAAGCCGCGAACGAATCGGCGATATCCGCATTCTCGACAATTACTCATTCGTGCAGGTAATGAATGAAGATGCAGATAAAATTATTGAAAAACTCAATGATTTTCCGTACCGCGGTAAGAATCTTTCCGTCAGCTATTCCCGTAAACCGGAAGCGGAAGGGATCATTACCGAAACCGTCATCGAAGCAACCGGAAGTGATGCGGAATAG
- a CDS encoding YifB family Mg chelatase-like AAA ATPase gives MTIMSFASFGYEGEIIKVEADLRRGLPIVDIVGLPGSAVKEARERMRAAIGNSDLPFPQERILINLSPADQKKEGSGFDLPIALAVLQADCALDMPVMVIGELELSGRVRPVRGVLGALISGSAAGIEYFIVPKENEAEARIQQGVHIYGVETLREALECLYAIETELRAEKDCETNTGEKNGGTPAQEAIDHTGNSIFTAASWSEPSQADAAANTGTGGFFEEVYGQGELVRALHIAAAGGHSVLAYGPPGCGKTLSMQRFASLLPDLDPKTAEEVTHIYSIAGLLPSMRGHDVRIKRPPFRMPHPNASLEGMIGGAGKCMPGEISLAHGGTLFLDEAVQFKQTVLQTLRAPLETGTVTLSRAGRATTFPARFQLLMALNSCPCGNLGADGKVCTCMPAVVEQYWKKLTAPLIDRIDLRIPVFPPQSYGLPEKPCYNTADMRKKIAASDKIQRERYAAYLHKGLNGGAAGTPVHNKAVNSSLAGAAQSAAQLSYKNVHLTPSALSAVCPLTGEAERIFTHNAEKRELSGRGSHAILKIARTIADLAQEEVIAAPHIEEAIRLREWSSFLPFFMH, from the coding sequence ATGACTATTATGAGTTTTGCCTCCTTCGGCTATGAAGGAGAGATTATCAAGGTTGAAGCGGATTTGCGGCGCGGGCTGCCGATTGTCGATATTGTCGGACTGCCGGGTTCGGCGGTGAAGGAGGCGCGGGAACGGATGCGCGCTGCCATCGGTAATTCCGATTTACCTTTCCCGCAAGAACGGATACTGATCAATTTAAGCCCTGCCGATCAGAAAAAAGAAGGCAGCGGGTTTGACTTGCCAATTGCCCTTGCCGTATTGCAGGCAGACTGCGCGCTCGATATGCCGGTTATGGTAATCGGAGAGCTGGAACTATCGGGGAGGGTACGGCCGGTGCGGGGCGTATTGGGAGCTTTAATTTCAGGATCTGCCGCTGGGATTGAGTACTTTATCGTACCGAAAGAAAATGAAGCGGAAGCCCGTATCCAGCAGGGGGTGCACATATACGGTGTTGAAACGCTACGGGAAGCTTTGGAATGTCTCTATGCGATTGAAACGGAGCTACGTGCGGAAAAAGACTGCGAAACAAACACAGGCGAAAAAAACGGCGGCACACCGGCACAGGAGGCTATCGACCACACAGGCAACTCGATTTTCACAGCGGCTTCATGGTCGGAACCGAGTCAAGCGGATGCCGCGGCAAATACGGGTACGGGCGGCTTTTTCGAGGAGGTATACGGGCAAGGCGAGCTGGTACGAGCTTTGCACATCGCAGCGGCAGGCGGACACAGCGTGCTTGCCTACGGGCCGCCCGGCTGTGGTAAAACGCTTTCGATGCAGCGGTTTGCCAGCCTCCTTCCCGACCTAGACCCGAAAACGGCGGAAGAAGTTACCCATATTTACAGCATCGCAGGTCTTTTACCGAGTATGCGCGGTCATGATGTGCGGATTAAACGCCCACCGTTTAGAATGCCGCATCCGAATGCCAGCCTTGAAGGAATGATCGGCGGCGCCGGAAAATGTATGCCCGGGGAAATCTCCCTTGCGCACGGCGGAACCCTTTTTTTGGACGAAGCTGTGCAGTTTAAACAAACAGTGCTGCAAACGCTCCGTGCGCCGCTGGAGACGGGAACCGTCACTTTGAGCCGTGCCGGCAGGGCGACCACCTTCCCTGCCCGCTTCCAGTTGCTTATGGCGCTCAACTCATGTCCGTGCGGAAATCTCGGAGCCGACGGCAAAGTATGTACGTGTATGCCTGCCGTAGTTGAACAATACTGGAAAAAACTGACAGCACCGTTGATTGACCGCATCGACTTGCGGATTCCGGTGTTTCCGCCTCAATCATACGGGCTGCCGGAAAAGCCGTGTTACAATACCGCCGATATGCGCAAAAAAATCGCTGCTTCGGATAAAATACAACGAGAGCGGTACGCCGCATATCTGCATAAAGGATTAAACGGCGGAGCAGCGGGAACGCCTGTACACAACAAGGCGGTAAACTCCAGCCTCGCCGGTGCTGCGCAATCGGCAGCGCAGCTGTCTTACAAAAACGTACACCTGACTCCGTCTGCCCTGTCAGCAGTGTGCCCGCTAACCGGCGAGGCGGAGCGTATTTTTACCCATAATGCCGAAAAAAGAGAGCTTTCGGGAAGAGGCAGCCACGCAATTTTAAAGATTGCGCGCACCATTGCCGACCTCGCGCAGGAAGAAGTCATTGCGGCACCGCATATCGAAGAAGCGATCCGCCTCCGCGAATGGAGCTCATTTTTACCGTTTTTTATGCACTGA